A part of Campylobacter magnus genomic DNA contains:
- a CDS encoding alanine racemase — MAQIKLSKSAYFHNLEQICAKVGDKARVFAVLKDNAYGHGLTQIAALASEFGLKTAVVRDESEARSIESFFERIIILSHRANGAESTNAKFIYAINDFSNLEHIKSGSKVQITLDTLMHRHGLKKHELKEAFGLSKKRKINICGAYTHFCGADELSASFAIQNEMFLELKAYFKELCVEFGVKNPIFHLHNSAAVERDKNLANRDECVRVGIAQYGYAQFDESLALKPVLSLWASKLSERRLERGECVGYGGVFCAKEPMDIATYDLGYGDGLLRYNGKGEFVFNAKDKMLGRMSMDSFSSDSLSDELCVINDANIWAKYFDTINYDILVKLSPSLERVVVE; from the coding sequence ATGGCACAAATAAAGCTTAGCAAAAGCGCGTATTTTCATAATTTAGAGCAAATCTGTGCTAAGGTTGGCGATAAAGCCCGTGTCTTTGCCGTGCTAAAAGACAATGCTTATGGCCACGGACTAACTCAAATCGCTGCTCTTGCTAGTGAGTTTGGGCTAAAAACTGCTGTGGTGCGAGATGAGAGCGAGGCTAGAAGCATTGAGAGCTTTTTTGAGCGTATTATTATCCTCTCTCACAGGGCAAATGGAGCTGAGAGCACAAATGCTAAGTTTATTTATGCTATAAATGATTTTAGCAATTTAGAGCATATAAAAAGTGGCTCAAAAGTCCAGATTACTCTTGATACTCTCATGCATCGCCACGGACTAAAAAAGCACGAGCTAAAAGAGGCTTTTGGGCTCTCTAAAAAGCGTAAAATAAATATTTGCGGTGCTTATACGCATTTTTGTGGGGCTGATGAGCTAAGCGCTAGCTTTGCTATACAAAATGAGATGTTTTTGGAGCTTAAAGCATATTTTAAAGAGCTTTGCGTAGAGTTTGGTGTGAAAAATCCTATCTTTCATCTACACAACTCAGCTGCCGTTGAGCGTGATAAAAACCTAGCAAACCGTGATGAGTGTGTGCGTGTAGGCATTGCGCAGTATGGATATGCTCAGTTTGATGAGAGTTTAGCTCTAAAGCCAGTGCTTAGTCTTTGGGCTAGCAAACTTAGCGAGCGCAGGCTAGAGCGTGGCGAGTGCGTGGGCTATGGTGGGGTATTTTGCGCAAAAGAGCCTATGGATATCGCTACTTACGACCTAGGATATGGCGATGGGCTTTTGCGCTATAATGGCAAGGGCGAGTTTGTCTTTAACGCCAAAGACAAAATGCTAGGACGCATGTCAATGGATAGCTTTTCTAGCGACAGCCTTAGCGATGAGCTTTGTGTAATAAATGATGCAAATATCTGGGCAAAGTACTTTGATACTATAAACTATGATATTTTAGTCAAGCTTAGCCCTAGCTTAGAGCGAGTGGTGGTAGAGTAA
- the ribA gene encoding GTP cyclohydrolase II, whose protein sequence is MKSSKVANLPSKFGLFKIKVYKSGQKEHCVVFRNDLDELISKGEAINVRIHSECLTGDAFGSMKCDCGEQLASALSYINEHGGALIYLRQEGRNIGLLNKINAYNLQDSGLNTIEANHQLGFEADERTYEAAEFILADLGILKINLLTNNPAKISALKSVQIESRIPIKMPENPYDKEYLRIKKEQMGHLL, encoded by the coding sequence ATGAAAAGCTCAAAAGTAGCAAATCTACCTAGTAAATTTGGGCTTTTTAAAATAAAGGTCTATAAAAGTGGGCAAAAAGAGCATTGCGTCGTGTTTCGCAATGACCTTGATGAGCTTATTAGCAAGGGCGAGGCTATAAATGTGCGAATTCACTCAGAGTGCCTAACTGGCGATGCTTTTGGGTCTATGAAGTGCGATTGTGGCGAGCAGCTAGCAAGTGCTTTGTCTTACATAAACGAACATGGCGGAGCGCTAATCTACCTGCGCCAAGAAGGGCGAAATATAGGTTTACTTAACAAAATAAACGCCTATAATCTCCAAGATAGTGGGCTAAATACCATTGAGGCAAATCACCAACTAGGCTTTGAGGCTGATGAGCGCACATACGAAGCGGCTGAGTTTATACTAGCAGATTTGGGAATTTTAAAGATAAATTTGCTTACAAATAATCCAGCAAAAATCTCAGCTTTAAAATCAGTTCAAATAGAGTCTAGAATTCCTATAAAAATGCCAGAAAATCCGTATGATAAAGAGTATTTGCGTATCAAAAAAGAACAAATGGGGCATTTGCTTTGA